The window TGGAATAGCCAAAAGTTGTCAAATCAAGATATACCTATTGTGGACATAGCATTGGGAGAGCATCTTAGCATTGTATTTATTgaacagaaaataaatcatgaaagCTGAATAATACGAATATTCAATGAAATCTTTGGCATGTTATTTCTTTGCAGCTTCAACATGGTGGCATGTCAGATGGAGGAGGCAACATTTGAGCTTCCGGGTGTTTACCATTTTTCACTATGAACACAGTTTCCATGCCCCAAGTCAGATGGCGTTCTACATGGCAATGCATGAACCACACTCCTGCAATACAGAAAATACACAACATTACACCTATGTTGGCAGtttcaagggttttttttttttttttcatagaggACATGAGTGCTTGCAACATACCAGGGTTGGATGCCTCGAATCTGATTGCAACCCAACCATTCTTAGGAACAGAGATGGTATTCTGATGGGGAGGATCCACCAGATTGTAGTGCAAAGGATCCTTATTTTCATCGAAATTCCCAAATCCCCATCCAACAACATAGAAACtgtgtccatggagatgcatggGGTGGGTTACCCCTGCAACCAAGTTTGTCCCTTGCAAAACAATCTCCACTGTGGAGTTATAATCGAGCACCCTTACTTCTGTTCCAGTGCTCGGCAGCTGATAGAGTAATGGAAGATAATATGCTGTAAAATCAAACACCACTGGTGGAACGCTAGGAAATTTATCTCCATATACACCACTGATGTTATAATAGTAAGCTTCCAGTATGTCAATTGTAGGGGTATGGAAGCTTATGTTGTTTATACTTGCAGCAGACCTTGACCCATTGGACCCTGAACATGAATCATTGACGCATGGGTACGAGTTTACAGAAACAGTGTAAATCAGTTTAGTGCTCGTGCTCAATGGGACATTGCAAGGATGTTCTGCATCTGCTAAGCTTCGGAGGGTGGCCATGACCTGAAGTGATGCAATTGTGTCATTGAATGCAGGTAAATGAGGCAAGAAGGGAGGTGAAGATGGACTGTAGTATCCCATATATTGTACAATAGCTGTGGTGGTTGTGTTATCAAAAATATTACGACCTGCCGGGGCATCGGAATAAGTTTTAGCCGCCATGTAATAGTGATCTGGGCGTTGGTTAGCTTCTAGTAAGACATCGAAGGTTTGGCCAGGAAATATTGTGATATAATCTCGTGTCAATGGTTTCGTGTAGCTACCATCTGTTCCAACCACTGTCATTTTATGCTTGgcaatggagaagaagagaggCTCATGCAAGGCAGCATTGATTATGCGAAGAAGATAGGTCTTTTCATGATCCACTGTTAGCTTGAATGTGCCTGCAATTAGAAAGGGAAAGTTGTATACTTATGActaaccaaaagaaaaagaaaaagtttccaTGAGGATGGATCCACCAATTATGAAGTGATTAATTGATTAGGGATGTAAATTTGGCtccatatttcaaaattatatttggactAGCCTTTTCTCATGTGTTAAATCATGGCTCTACCATTCTCATTGCTATATTCCTCTTTCTTAGCATTAAGCTTTAAATATGTTGATGTTAATAAGAAAAAGTACTATGGTCAACATATAAGCAAATGAAATTGTGTACAATTTTAACATGGGAAGTTAAACTTAATTTGTACTTGATTTTGAGCATGGAAGTAGATCACCGGGTTGTCCATTTATCAATAAAGAATCAGAGGCTTTGGCATCAGCTCCGCTTGCAAGCCCTTTATCTCGAATTGCATTCACATCAATCTTCCACCATTGTCCTGCATTTCAACAACTccaataattttagattttgctTTGCTGGTTAATTCATAATATGTAAATTAACATTTAAAAGTAACAACACTTATACCTAATATGATGAGAACTTCTGCATTAGGTTTGTGAAAAGGATACTTGGTTCCATTCTTGGGATAGACGATTATAGCTCCATGAACGGTGGCTCGGGTCCAATCGCTGTGAGCATGCCACCATAAAGTGCCTTCCTCAGAGGAAAGGATGATCTTCTGACTAAACTTTGACCCGGGCTGAATTGGGCATTGTGTGATATACTCGGGACCATCTGTCCATGGATATCTAGGCATGTTCACCCCATGCCTACAAAACAATAACTATACGTTAAAACTAGTACTTATTTTTGAACTAACAAAAGATGGTATGTAGCAACATATTATCATAGTAACAAGTGGCATCTACTGTATTTCAATGGAACTAAAGCAAATAACCCTaaagtattgttttaaatttgactttatttgCAAAGCAATATATTGCAACCCCCtcttagaaataaaagaatgtatGCCATGTAGCCatgttttttattctctttctttgAGACACGCTCAAGACCTACCAGTGAATCGTGACGTTTTCTTTTCCCCTGTTATAAACGTCGACAATGATCGTCTCTCCTTTCATAGCATATATAGTTGGTCCCGGAAATTGTCCATTTACTGTTAACATTTTCTTGGTGCTACAAAGCCTTGTATATGAAGCTTCCCTCACCTGCAACCAATTAAAAGTTAACCATGCAACCTCATCCCAAAAGAAATATTACATGCATGAATAGTTGCATCAATCCATTCATGCAAGTGTATAATCACTTAAAATTTGATAGCATGCATGAATGACTCAACAACACCAGAGTAAAGGGTCCTATGGTGGAAAATGAGAGTCATACTGCTccctaaatattataattagaaGGTGACGTTAAAGCTAGAATCATATATAGTATTTACCACAAAAGTATGCCGATGGGTTGAAGCTTGGCAATGGATGCCACCACCAAAAAGTTGAAACACTAAAATTTGTAAGAGGAAAACCTTCATGATCAGCCACATCTTCTTTGGAATAAAAGCCTGTTCTCTTTTCCTAAACAGAactccttcaattttcttactCCTTTTTATGTGTTTCTTTCATATATATGATTCATTATATAGTCATGATAATTCTGTCGGGATACCATTCTTCCTCTCCATGTTTCAATATAAGAGAAAGTGATTTGAATGTGTATTGGCTTTTAATGTTCTTTGACCACTTCAATGAGCAAGACcactatatataataataatggggattcactactacaaaaattgaaattaatgacGCTTTATTTTATGACGCTTtctaaaagcgtcattattgagGGTATACAATGACGCTTATAAGAAGTGTCATAGTTGTATTATTTATCTTGATACTTATTATAAGTGTCATTATTTGATGTCATCTTTTTCCTTATAACTATGTATATAATGACGCTTATAAGAAGCatcatagttttattatttaccttGATACTTATTATAAACATCATTATTTGATGGGTATGTAATGACGCTCCTAATAAGTGTCATAGTTgtattgacttttaaaatttttgtttttaagttaacttatacaaatttttatattagaattttattctataaattaattatggtaaattgacattaatattaatgacataaagttgctacattaaggttttttttaaaaaatggatataaataaaataaaatcctaataaattattttttattattttatattaatttttttatagtttgtatCAATACAATCTATTAAGCTCAttctattaaattagtttttttttttttaaatatcaatattcaaattaaaccaacatcaaactaaaatatcaaataattaaacaatataaattcattatgagttcaatatataaaaattattattgaaagatgaaataaagaatactatttttaatttattgaaaaaggacatgcatggtattttagaatttgttataaagtctccattgaaaaccctaacttttggaagacaagaaagaagggagagagcCACCGTTTTtagtgagaaagaagagaagagagaaaaacacaaGTTTTTCTcatccagatttcatcaaaggtccgatCCCACTTCGTCTGTGGTCCGAttgagctgaaatttggaggagagtttCGTGACTCATTTATCTTCAATCTGAacggtgaagatcggatttggagtttcgAAAAGTCATTat is drawn from Vitis riparia cultivar Riparia Gloire de Montpellier isolate 1030 chromosome 18, EGFV_Vit.rip_1.0, whole genome shotgun sequence and contains these coding sequences:
- the LOC117905625 gene encoding laccase-14-like; translation: MPRYPWTDGPEYITQCPIQPGSKFSQKIILSSEEGTLWWHAHSDWTRATVHGAIIVYPKNGTKYPFHKPNAEVLIILGQWWKIDVNAIRDKGLASGADAKASDSLLINGQPGDLLPCSKSSTFKLTVDHEKTYLLRIINAALHEPLFFSIAKHKMTVVGTDGSYTKPLTRDYITIFPGQTFDVLLEANQRPDHYYMAAKTYSDAPAGRNIFDNTTTTAIVQYMGYYSPSSPPFLPHLPAFNDTIASLQVMATLRSLADAEHPCNVPLSTSTKLIYTVSVNSYPCVNDSCSGSNGSRSAASINNISFHTPTIDILEAYYYNISGVYGDKFPSVPPVVFDFTAYYLPLLYQLPSTGTEVRVLDYNSTVEIVLQGTNLVAGVTHPMHLHGHSFYVVGWGFGNFDENKDPLHYNLVDPPHQNTISVPKNGWVAIRFEASNPGVWFMHCHVERHLTWGMETVFIVKNGKHPEAQMLPPPSDMPPC